The Triticum urartu cultivar G1812 chromosome 5, Tu2.1, whole genome shotgun sequence genome contains the following window.
AACCTGAATATAGCAGGAAAAAATTACAAGAAAAGGCATGTAAATTATCAAAAGGACCACCAGTTGTTCTAAAGTGTGAACTGATCCAAGCTATAGCAGCGTACATAACTGAGATGGAATTGACTGAAATACACAAACACAGTCGACCGTggcaaaaaggaaaaaaaatgaaTAATCACAGGCAAAACCACATAAGATTACGGTATTGAAATTTGTACAAAATGCATTTCTACAAGCCTAATTTTCTAGTGTTTGTCATTTTATTTTTCCCACCGCAAACCTTTTCTCACtctctccttattcctctaaTTTCCTGTACTTATTTTTGTGTGGACATTTTCAAAGATTTCACAAATTTGTAGTGACATGAAGAACAAGATAAGAACCCTCAAAAGAAAAACCTGCCTTCCCCACATGCATGCTCAGGGGTTCAGATCCAGCTGTGCATGCAATAGCTCTGTAACTTATTTCTGTAAGTGTGTTATATTCTTTCCGAAAAATTAGTTTGCTTCTTGGTAGGAGGACCATGCACACAGTCAATCTAATATCATATCAGGAATGTAAATATATGCAGAAGGTACACATTCCTCAGTATGCCAACATTTTATTCGTTATAAGTGGGAGCATCATACAGTGTTTCAAACACCATATGAGAGCACTGATTTGTTCTCGTTAAGGTTTTTGCCTATGTCGATCTGATCGAACATTATTCAGAGACGCGAATGGATGACGGATTCAAGCTCCTGCGCCTTGTCGCACTGTGCACGGACCCATCCGAGCTGCTTGCTCTCGTTGTTGTATATCACAAACAGATCCTGCATCGTGACAGCTGCAGAACAGAGGATCAAAACAGAAATCTATTAAAAACAGGCAAGGTTTACTAGTTTCAAGAGCCTGGACAATCTGCATCTGAATCTGAGCTTCCTACCTCCGATCAAGATAAAGTTCAGTTCCTTCAGAACAGGATCCGAGGAGGCATCGCGGATAGCCAAGCACGTTTTCCCGTCTTCCTGCCATGCCAACAAACATACACAAGACATGTTAGCCATTAATTGTTCAGTGATGCTTATCAGTTGGGTTGTCGAATGTTCACCTCCACGATGAGGTAGTTTTGAGGAGGGATGTCCAGGTAGCTGGTGCCGTGGGCGTGGGTAATTTTTAGTGACAGTGCCTTGAATTGGTTCTTCACATCATTGACAGATCTGAATGGGTTTTTCCCTTTCCAGCATAGAGGTAGAGCACGACCCTTCACCTGTACAAGTGATGATTCACTGAGAGTGCCTCTAACCTGAAAGACTCAAATCCCATGAGTaccattttattttatttattatcTCTGTTCAAAAATTATGGGCATCAGAAATTCAGAATGCACTGTGGTTTGAAATTTACCTTTGAAACAAGTTCATTGTATATCTGGGCAGGCACGAAGGTGTACGTGGTACCACTGTCAAATACAGCCTCAAATGTTGGATTCCCTCTTATCGGCTGTTTGTCAATGAACAGCTCTGCTAGGCCAGGTGAGTAGTAAAACCTGGGGAAAAATGTTTGGAACCAAATGAAAAGTAAACAAGCAATAATGACACTCTTCTCTGACGATGCATGTTAGatccaaaaaaacaaaaaagcgAAAGCCATGATCACAAAGAAATTCTTACAAGGATTCTCTCATGGGTACCCAGGTTACGCCACGGGACGGCGGATTGAAGTCCCCGACGTAGAGGACGCCCTTTCCTTTGCTGCTGAAGCAATGTCCAATGACATTCTCTGTTATCATCTTTAGCCCCTTGAGTTGCGCGGCAAAGCCTGCCTTTCCTCTCCCGAGTCCAAGGATGCCATCTACCGACGAGGGCGGTGCGTCTGCTGGTTCCTCCTGATTGTATCCACATCTGTGCAAAATGAAAGTGACCATGCATCATCAGCATCCAAATACAGTTAGGCACTGAACATGTAACACTAATATTTCAGTTAGCGCCGTACCCGAAAGCGATGTTTTTCTTGTCTTTCCCAATGACAGAAATGATGTCAGTGGCAAGGTCACCTTCTGACTTCCCGGTGACATACTGAATCTCGTAGTGGCATCGATGTGGATCTTTCCTGGAGCACTCAGGGATCCCAGGTACGTCTCTGCGCATTGCAGCACATAGCGGGCCACCACATTGCACCCTCAACTTGTCAGCTGCTGGCTTGTAATATGGGTGTGGTGGCCTCTGTGGTACAACGAAACATATATCAAAGCAAAGATCGATCATACCAAACATTTTTCAGAAGTATCGTTACATGTGGCATCGAACACAAAGTATTACAAATTGGATGGCAATATGTGATATTGCAGAACCGAGTGTTATTAGTTGTTACCGGGTGGCAGCCCTTGCAGCCGTGGACCGGGTGGTGGCACTCCAGCCAGGTGAGGTTGCTTCCAGTGTCGACATCCAGGAAGTAGGGCTTCGCGGGTTCACCGATGTTCAACGTAGCATAGAAGTGGCTGCAGAGGTACAGAAAAGGCGCGTCAAATATACAGAGAAAACCTCAAGACTGAGAAGGCCATGAAGGGTTCAGAGAAACATACCCAACAGGGTAGACATTGCCTTCGAGCGGGAACTTGATGGAGGAGGACGGCGCGATtgggagcaggaggaggaggagaccgATGATCGGAGACCACATGGCAGCCATGGTGGGGGAAGAAGGCAGAGCTGTGGTCTCACTCCTCTGCTGGAACTCTGTGTTGCTTTGGATGGTGCGAACAAAGGTGGTGAGGTATTTATAGCCGCTGGCTGCCAAGCTTAGTTTCCTCCGCTGCTTTCTTTTTATTGTGCATTTTTTGTGGGTTTTAATTTTGACTTTCTTCTCAAATGATGTGTAATTAAGACTTAATGAAATTAAGGCCGAGAAGAAGATTTAGACAGCACAAAAAAGTTATTTGGATTGACATAATCGTATCACTCAATTGAGTTCGATGGGTAGTGATATAGTTATACCAGCCAGCCATTTTATAGAATTCACACAAATAAATGACCAGTGAATAGTGATGCTCTGCTTGACACTCAAAGATTGCTGAGACTGTAGAGAAGATAAATTTCAAATAAATAATGGCAAGCCAAATGATACATGACTAGCAAAATAATAAGGCATCATATTTTTGCAACTCAATTTTTACTTTGGAAATTAAAAgtcaattttatttttgttctgcTTGGCTGTACATGATACATATATATATGCAACGTAATGCATCTTCCAGATATATGCATACTATTAACTGCAGAAATTCTTTAATTGTGTgggcatatgtagtgtagctgaAGAGTAATGAGAACAGTGGTTCATTTCCAGTGAGATAACTGCAAAACTTGTACTCTAATAATGTTTTCCTAGAATGGTAAGAGTAGAAAGGTTCCCATTTCTGTCCTGGTCATTCTTCAAGCACACGTTTCACGGTTATGTTCGCTACGAAAGGGATATgcatattgctagtcaaatatgTACTAGTGACTCATCTTGGAAACCACAGAAATAGATAAGGAACATGAATGCAGTTTCAATCTCCACCCCATCAAGCAACATAGTATAAAAAGGAAAAATATGATACATGAACTGACAACATATACTGTTGCAACTCATGCCTATTAAAGCTCATCATGTGTCAAGTGTAACTGCTCAGGTTTGATCTGAAAAATCGGTATGCAGTACTACTGCTCAAGTGTAACTGCTGCAGACACACAAGCATTTCATCTTCATATAACATTACTATATACTATAAAGCATCAGTCAGTACTCAGCAACCAGAATAGGAAAGTTTCTCATATTTTAGAAGTATTAACCCATATTTAAAAGAATGCTATTTCGGCGTACTACTCAACCTCGAAACTAGAGTTATCCTGCCTACGTGAACACATCTGGTCAAGAAAATATACGGTTGCATAAGGCCTACTCACAATGTTACCTATCTGATCCAGTGGAGCATTCAGTTCTGAGTCCAAATAAAGCATAACAATCAAAAGTCAGAAGCAGTTACAAATTCCACGTAAGTATAATGCTAAAAACATCTGAAGCAGCACTAGTCACACAATGTGACAACATTTTCCATAGAAGGAAATGAACTCTGCAAAATGGTCTGAAGTATAATAGCTCAACAATCTTTGGAGCTTGATCCTGTCAGGTTTCATTCAGTGTAACAAGGAAATATGTAGAGCTTGATTAAGCTTTGCATCCAATCGGCAGCTTCCCGTACATGCATATGATTTCTCAATCACATTTCAGTGTTTTACCATGACCCAAGATACTTTGACTGTGGAAATTCGAAAATCAATTTATTTTGGTCTACTTGCTTTACATGATACACATATATGCAATGTAATGCATCTTCCAGATATGTGGATACTAATTACTGCAGAAATTCTTTAATTGTGTAAGCATATGTAGCATGCATGAAGAGTAATGAGAACAGTGGCTCATTTCCAGTGAGATAACCGCAAAACTTATAATAATGTTTTCCCAAAATGTTAAGAGTAGAAAGGTTCCCATTTCTGTCTTGGTCATTCTTCAAGCACACGTTTCATGGTTGTGTCCACAATCAAAGGATATGCATGTCACATAGGAAAATATGTACTAATGACTCATCCTGGAAACCACAGAAATAGATAAGGAACATGGAGACGGCTTCAATCTCCACACCATCAAGCAACAATTATTTTGAAATTAGAAAGACGTGGAAGCAAGCATCATACTATGAAAAAGACAAGAACTGACAACTAACACTTTTGCAACTCACTATATAAACATCATCAGCCAGCAATCAGGATTGGTTTTACAGTTTCTCAGATTTGATAAGTAATCCACATTAACCAGAATGCAATTTCAGCATGCTACTCACTCTTGAAACTAGAGCCGTCCTGTCTAATGTGAACGCATCTGAGCGGGGAAATATAGAGTTACAGAAGGCCAAGTCACAACGTTACCTGCCTGATCCAGTGGAAGATTACAGTTCTGAACTCGATATAAAGCACAATAATCtttaaaaaaactgaaaagaAAGCAAGAATCAAATATGTATTGTGAATTTTTTTAGAGCTTCAAGTAAGTGGGAAACAAGATCAAAAACTCCATCATATTACGAACAGGCAGAGCATGCACGTTAATAACTTACTATTTGCCTCTACTACATCCCTCGTTTTGGCCAGGCATGTTAAGACAGTCAGACTTTTATTTGGAAGGCAACAGCAGCATTCAGTTGGATAGTAACACCTGACTCTATTTGTAGTATTTCATTGCAAAAGAAAAATGTATCAATGTAGGTGTAGCAATCTCATCTGGAATAATTTATGATGTTTAGAAAGACCCCTcattttctgaagaaaaaaatatTCTCCTTTCCCTGTCATTTCTATCTTTTTCTCAATTAGGTTCACATTGAAAGGAGTTACATTGCAAAACGGTAAATATGTAGTGAGGGCACAAACAGTTTCAAGCTCCACTCAGTGAAGCAACCGTTATATGAGAGAGATTTTTTACAGTGTGATTTGGCAGAGTAGTAACAGATAAGGTCAGCCGTCCAATCATTGGCCTTTTAGGATTTTTACATTCACAAACTTGATTTCGATTTTATTTTCTCAGGGTTAATATGGTCCAAGTTACCTACTTTATTTTCTTCTATCCTGATTCTCTCTTTATATCAGAATGAGAAATGCCTGTCAAGTCATGTCCACTTGATTCCCTCTTTACTGTCAGCAAAGATTACTCAGATTCTTTTATGCAGCATCCAGTTATATATTAGCTATCACGCTTTTTTAACTTCAGCAATTACACTTTATTTATTCCT
Protein-coding sequences here:
- the LOC125511595 gene encoding aspartic proteinase Asp1-like isoform X2, with protein sequence MAAMWSPIIGLLLLLLPIAPSSSIKFPLEGNVYPVGHFYATLNIGEPAKPYFLDVDTGSNLTWLECHHPVHGCKGCHPRPPHPYYKPAADKLRVQCGGPLCAAMRRDVPGIPECSRKDPHRCHYEIQYVTGKSEGDLATDIISVIGKDKKNIAFGCGYNQEEPADAPPSSVDGILGLGRGKAGFAAQLKGLKMITENVIGHCFSSKGKGVLYVGDFNPPSRGVTWVPMRESLFYYSPGLAELFIDKQPIRGNPTFEAVFDSGTTYTFVPAQIYNELVSKVKGRALPLCWKGKNPFRSVNDVKNQFKALSLKITHAHGTSYLDIPPQNYLIVEEDGKTCLAIRDASSDPVLKELNFILIGAVTMQDLFVIYNNESKQLGWVRAQCDKAQELESVIHSRL
- the LOC125511595 gene encoding aspartic proteinase Asp1-like isoform X1, with translation MAAMWSPIIGLLLLLLPIAPSSSIKFPLEGNVYPVGHFYATLNIGEPAKPYFLDVDTGSNLTWLECHHPVHGCKGCHPRPPHPYYKPAADKLRVQCGGPLCAAMRRDVPGIPECSRKDPHRCHYEIQYVTGKSEGDLATDIISVIGKDKKNIAFGCGYNQEEPADAPPSSVDGILGLGRGKAGFAAQLKGLKMITENVIGHCFSSKGKGVLYVGDFNPPSRGVTWVPMRESLFYYSPGLAELFIDKQPIRGNPTFEAVFDSGTTYTFVPAQIYNELVSKVRGTLSESSLVQVKGRALPLCWKGKNPFRSVNDVKNQFKALSLKITHAHGTSYLDIPPQNYLIVEEDGKTCLAIRDASSDPVLKELNFILIGAVTMQDLFVIYNNESKQLGWVRAQCDKAQELESVIHSRL